A single region of the Oculatellaceae cyanobacterium genome encodes:
- a CDS encoding photosystem II S4 domain protein, with amino-acid sequence MLPREELLKGVENRETAARVIDQAEQAIKTWEVVVTDFLSPPELVEMQQMFGRLTDVHLVAGGGYPQAERQRLAIARSELPLDLPQVPLAAVSIAGNFLFDSATHRDFLGSMLGCGIVREKTGDIIVLGEQGAQAIIIPEMLDYLETHLTQVRSVPVNTRRIELSELKIREPKKKELTTVEASLRLDAIASAGFGMSRSKMVEFISAGDVRVNWKEITQPSQLVKTGDLIATRGKGRLEVGEIMVTKKERYRVQLTRFI; translated from the coding sequence ATGCTGCCAAGAGAAGAACTCTTAAAAGGGGTGGAAAATCGAGAAACTGCTGCTCGTGTAATTGATCAAGCTGAACAGGCGATCAAAACTTGGGAAGTGGTAGTCACGGATTTTCTGTCTCCGCCAGAATTGGTGGAGATGCAACAGATGTTCGGACGTTTAACGGATGTGCATTTAGTGGCGGGAGGGGGGTATCCGCAGGCAGAAAGGCAACGGCTGGCGATCGCACGCTCTGAACTACCCCTAGACTTGCCTCAAGTGCCTCTAGCTGCTGTCTCAATAGCCGGAAACTTTCTGTTTGACTCAGCTACTCACCGAGATTTTTTAGGGTCAATGCTGGGATGTGGCATTGTTCGAGAAAAAACAGGCGACATAATTGTACTGGGAGAGCAAGGAGCGCAGGCAATTATTATCCCTGAAATGCTGGATTATTTAGAAACTCATTTAACTCAAGTGCGTTCTGTGCCTGTAAATACTAGGCGGATTGAATTAAGTGAGTTAAAAATTCGTGAACCTAAGAAGAAAGAGTTAACGACTGTGGAAGCGTCGTTACGACTAGATGCGATCGCTTCTGCTGGCTTTGGAATGTCTCGTAGCAAAATGGTGGAATTTATTTCTGCTGGTGATGTGCGCGTTAATTGGAAAGAAATTACCCAGCCTAGTCAGCTTGTAAAAACAGGCGATTTAATTGCTACTCGTGGCAAAGGACGTTTAGAAGTTGGAGAAATTATGGTTACTAAAAAAGAACGTTATCGAGTGCAATTAACACGCTTTATTTAA
- a CDS encoding photosystem I reaction center subunit II PsaD — protein MAEQLSGQTPIFGGGTGGLLTKAETEEKYAISWTSPKEQVFEMPTGGSAIMHQGDNLLYLARKEYCIALGGQQLRAKFKINNYKIYRVFPNGEIVYLHPKDGVFPEKVNEGRVYAGKKDRNIGSNTEPAKVKFSGTTTYDI, from the coding sequence ATGGCAGAACAACTTAGCGGACAAACTCCAATTTTCGGTGGTGGCACTGGTGGCTTACTAACCAAAGCAGAAACAGAAGAAAAATATGCGATCTCTTGGACTAGCCCCAAAGAGCAAGTATTTGAAATGCCTACTGGCGGCTCTGCCATTATGCACCAAGGCGACAACCTCCTGTATTTAGCACGCAAAGAATACTGCATCGCTTTGGGTGGTCAGCAACTACGCGCCAAATTCAAAATCAACAACTACAAAATTTACCGTGTATTCCCCAACGGTGAAATTGTATACTTACACCCCAAAGATGGCGTTTTCCCAGAAAAAGTTAATGAAGGGCGTGTTTATGCTGGCAAAAAAGATCGCAATATTGGCAGCAACACAGAGCCTGCTAAGGTCAAATTTAGCGGTACTACCACTTACGATATCTAA
- a CDS encoding DICT sensory domain-containing protein, with protein MSILTSILADLLQAAPELRPQLYFKSSLTALSHAMEDQVLAGLEQPLVIASFQRERFYRQEAHRYRRIAARTPQVYVLAAPETDFKSSSDVYESVAFDPTDGLSKEWHLVVLSPHSSTCLICREKFAPAPDNTAVSEMDPSRRFEGIWTFDRKVASIAAELLLNRIWAYRPELADKIQQAKNVYGLTHLSQPTESLGATSKKKGNKQGKKQISSQNLTLNHQDAHSLNADPFVQRLVTYLQAGQYKLIKAYRSIASQEQKERLVNSITAAIRRSLNPDEIMQVAVQELGLTIHTSRCLIYYCKATDSNAIITHEYLNVADNLDSQNVSILGQIWTLQNNPLFQEILQRREPVYVTDTYTDPRLSNSPIQALVQQLAIRSWLMVPVLYQDRLLGMVELHDSGPTEHCWKQYELELVEAIATQIGVALIQAEAYANLEDLNQQLEALDRTRANLVAITGHELRTPLSTIQVCLESLATEPDMSLELRQVMLNTALADTERMRKLIQDFLTLSRLESGRVEWHPEPLSLNECIELAISSIHARNLNNDLPEISSQIPPDLPLVRADGEWLVEVLVKLLDNACKFTPPQGNVTIKADSNGNLLKVTVTDTGRGIEPNRLQVVFDRFYQEEGALRRTTGGTGLGLAICRQIVNNWGGEIWAESEGKDQGSAFHFTIPMISSRSEPRRSGNPGKG; from the coding sequence ATGAGCATCCTGACTTCCATCTTGGCAGACTTGCTGCAAGCAGCACCAGAACTGCGACCACAGCTTTATTTCAAGTCTTCTTTAACCGCCCTGTCTCACGCGATGGAAGATCAGGTGTTGGCTGGTTTAGAGCAGCCTTTGGTAATAGCCAGCTTTCAACGAGAGCGTTTTTATCGTCAAGAAGCGCACCGATACCGCAGAATTGCCGCACGAACACCCCAGGTATACGTGCTGGCAGCACCTGAAACAGATTTTAAAAGTAGTTCGGACGTTTATGAAAGTGTGGCATTTGATCCTACAGACGGGCTTAGTAAGGAGTGGCACTTAGTTGTTCTTAGTCCGCACTCCTCTACTTGCCTAATTTGCCGAGAAAAATTTGCACCTGCGCCGGATAATACAGCGGTATCTGAGATGGATCCATCTCGCCGCTTTGAAGGCATCTGGACATTTGACCGTAAAGTAGCCAGCATTGCTGCGGAACTGTTGCTCAATCGAATTTGGGCTTACAGACCAGAGTTAGCTGATAAAATTCAGCAAGCAAAAAATGTTTATGGTCTTACTCATCTCAGCCAACCAACTGAATCTTTAGGTGCTACATCTAAGAAAAAAGGCAACAAACAAGGGAAGAAACAGATATCTTCTCAAAACTTAACACTCAATCATCAAGATGCTCATAGTTTGAATGCTGACCCGTTTGTGCAGAGGTTAGTGACATACCTACAGGCAGGTCAGTATAAATTAATCAAAGCTTATCGTTCCATTGCCAGCCAAGAACAGAAAGAACGGCTGGTAAATTCAATTACGGCTGCCATCAGGCGATCGCTTAATCCTGATGAAATTATGCAAGTGGCAGTGCAAGAATTGGGATTAACAATTCATACTTCCCGTTGTTTAATTTACTACTGCAAAGCTACCGATAGCAACGCTATTATTACTCACGAATATCTTAATGTAGCGGATAACTTAGATAGCCAAAACGTTTCGATATTAGGGCAAATATGGACTTTACAAAATAATCCTTTATTTCAGGAAATTTTACAGCGACGGGAGCCTGTATATGTAACAGATACATATACAGATCCTCGTCTTAGTAATTCACCCATCCAAGCATTAGTACAGCAATTAGCTATTCGCTCTTGGCTGATGGTGCCAGTCTTATATCAAGACAGACTGCTAGGAATGGTTGAATTGCACGACAGTGGCCCAACTGAGCATTGCTGGAAACAATATGAGCTAGAACTGGTAGAAGCGATCGCCACACAAATAGGCGTTGCCCTAATTCAAGCCGAAGCTTATGCTAACCTGGAAGACCTTAACCAACAGCTAGAAGCCCTTGACCGCACTCGCGCTAACTTAGTAGCTATTACTGGTCACGAATTACGCACCCCCCTTTCTACAATTCAAGTCTGCCTAGAGAGTCTGGCGACTGAGCCTGATATGTCCCTTGAATTACGCCAGGTAATGCTCAACACTGCTCTAGCAGATACCGAACGGATGCGTAAACTGATTCAAGACTTTCTCACCCTTTCCCGACTAGAGAGTGGTCGAGTGGAATGGCATCCAGAACCTTTATCTCTTAATGAGTGTATTGAGTTAGCGATCAGTAGTATCCACGCTCGTAATCTTAATAACGATCTACCTGAAATTAGTAGCCAAATTCCACCTGATTTGCCATTGGTAAGAGCCGATGGAGAGTGGCTAGTTGAGGTGCTAGTTAAACTGCTAGACAATGCTTGCAAATTTACTCCTCCTCAAGGAAACGTCACTATCAAAGCTGATAGCAACGGTAATTTGTTAAAAGTTACCGTAACAGATACAGGTCGTGGTATCGAACCCAATCGCCTACAGGTGGTATTTGACCGTTTTTATCAAGAAGAAGGGGCGCTACGCCGCACTACTGGAGGTACTGGCTTAGGGTTAGCAATTTGCCGCCAGATTGTTAACAATTGGGGGGGCGAAATTTGGGCAGAGTCAGAAGGTAAAGACCAAGGCAGTGCTTTTCACTTCACTATCCCCATGATCAGCAGTCGTTCAGAACCCAGGCGATCAGGAAACCCAGGCAAGGGGTGA